In Maridesulfovibrio sp., a single genomic region encodes these proteins:
- a CDS encoding aldehyde dehydrogenase family protein — MQKPIDQNYKLYVDGKWVDSKDGKTFKAYCPANGEELATCANASKEDVDMAVEAAQKAFKTWKDVSPQDRAGILLKIADLIDEETEKLAMVETLDNGKPIRETRNIDVPLAADHFRYFASAIRTEEGSAVMIDKDTMSIILNEPIGVVGQIIPWNFPFLMAAWKIAPALAAGNTVVIKPSSETSLSMLEFAKILDRVLPPGVVNVITGGGSTTGNYILEHEGFSKLAFTGSTDIGYMIADAAAKKLIPATLELGGKSANIYFPDCPWEKAVEGALLGILFNQGQVCCAGSRIFVHEDIYDRFLAAITEKFESVKVGLPWEEDTMMGSIISENQLKQVMECVETGKKEGAKLVTGGAKITEGELGKGSFLSPTIFADVDNSMEIAQQEIFGPVVCVIKFKDEDEVIAMANDSEFGLGGAVWSKDINCAMRVARKVETGRMWINTYNQLPAHSPFGGYKKSGIGRETHKMMLAHYSQTKNIFLSMDEGAYGLY, encoded by the coding sequence ATGCAGAAGCCAATTGATCAAAATTACAAACTGTATGTAGACGGCAAATGGGTGGACAGTAAGGACGGTAAAACATTCAAGGCATATTGCCCGGCCAACGGGGAAGAGCTGGCAACATGCGCAAATGCAAGCAAAGAAGACGTCGATATGGCAGTTGAAGCTGCCCAGAAGGCCTTCAAGACCTGGAAAGACGTATCGCCGCAGGACCGGGCGGGCATCCTTCTCAAGATTGCCGATCTCATAGATGAAGAAACCGAAAAGCTTGCCATGGTGGAAACTCTGGATAACGGCAAGCCCATCCGTGAAACAAGAAATATAGATGTTCCCCTCGCCGCTGACCATTTCAGATATTTCGCAAGCGCCATCCGGACTGAAGAAGGCTCAGCGGTAATGATCGACAAGGATACGATGAGCATCATCCTCAACGAACCTATCGGCGTTGTAGGACAGATCATCCCCTGGAACTTTCCTTTCCTGATGGCGGCCTGGAAAATAGCCCCGGCCCTTGCCGCAGGAAACACCGTTGTAATCAAGCCCTCATCCGAAACCTCCCTCAGCATGCTGGAATTTGCCAAGATTCTTGACAGAGTCCTGCCTCCGGGAGTTGTCAACGTTATCACCGGCGGCGGCTCCACTACCGGGAACTACATTCTGGAACATGAAGGTTTCAGCAAGCTCGCCTTCACCGGTTCCACCGATATCGGCTACATGATCGCAGATGCAGCCGCCAAGAAACTCATCCCGGCCACCCTTGAACTTGGCGGCAAATCGGCCAACATCTATTTCCCCGACTGCCCTTGGGAAAAAGCTGTTGAAGGCGCTCTTCTGGGTATCCTCTTCAACCAGGGCCAGGTCTGTTGCGCCGGTTCCAGAATCTTCGTCCATGAAGACATCTACGACCGTTTTCTTGCAGCAATAACCGAAAAATTCGAAAGCGTTAAAGTCGGCCTCCCCTGGGAAGAAGACACCATGATGGGCAGCATCATCAGCGAGAATCAGCTCAAACAGGTTATGGAATGCGTGGAAACAGGCAAAAAGGAAGGAGCAAAACTCGTTACCGGCGGTGCAAAAATCACTGAGGGCGAACTGGGCAAGGGCAGCTTCCTCAGCCCGACCATCTTCGCCGATGTGGACAACTCCATGGAAATCGCCCAGCAGGAAATCTTCGGCCCGGTTGTCTGCGTCATCAAGTTCAAGGACGAAGACGAAGTCATCGCCATGGCCAACGACAGCGAATTCGGCCTGGGCGGAGCTGTCTGGAGCAAGGATATCAACTGCGCAATGAGGGTGGCCCGCAAGGTTGAAACCGGACGCATGTGGATCAACACCTACAACCAGCTCCCCGCACACAGCCCCTTCGGCGGGTACAAGAAGTCCGGCATCGGCCGTGAAACGCATAAAATGATGCTGGCTCACTACAGCCAGACAAAGAACATATTCCTGAGCATGGATGAAGGTGCCTACGGCTTGTACTAA
- a CDS encoding sigma-54-dependent Fis family transcriptional regulator — protein MYSDRVSEPAGAVMGEAWEQFILTGNPDNVRVRPEISQSWKRCFRARVDPYGKCCVHILNGKIVADLKRRHSELLEIARPFMDKLYEFTAGSRLVVFLSDENGVILENIGDYEVRDSASKVNLVNGTNWQEEEVGTNGIGTALKLRVPIQISGKEHYCASLHHWTCSAAPIINDEGRIIGVLQVSGPSDEVHLHTLGMVVAAVEAIRNQIRIKRKNRELNRLNHSLNKIFHTMSDGALITNKDGIVCQINKSGKQILGDDIEGRSIKKILNSRPGIWHDLDRGKAYSDVELMVDTGKGSFHCLVTGTPLKDGSGENDGAVIFLNQINNVKKLVNRFSGAQASFNFSDIIGASPELLKAINTAKSAASSTSNILISGESGTGKELFAQSIHNHSPRRNGPFIAMNCAAFPRELIASELFGYTDGAFTGARKGGRPGKFEMADGGTLFLDEIGDMPLDQQAMLLRVLQDKRINRIGGDHIIPVNARIVCATNRNLMEEVQKGNFRADLYYRLNVIQIRIPPLRDRINDLRDLFNHLLDKICKRQDRCIGFVSEKLMQHLLRHDWPGNVRELENVVEKMLSSDLEAINLGIEHLPSRIAAKQKAPLVCSSPFYPTPDRDSRKKEMSDLVMEKELIIQLLTTHRGNVSRVAKEMNLSRNTVYRKMNFYKISKEQLFS, from the coding sequence ATGTATTCCGATAGAGTATCCGAACCGGCAGGCGCTGTTATGGGAGAAGCATGGGAGCAGTTCATCCTCACTGGGAATCCGGATAATGTAAGAGTAAGACCGGAAATATCCCAGTCGTGGAAGAGATGCTTCAGGGCAAGAGTAGACCCCTACGGCAAATGCTGTGTTCATATTCTGAACGGAAAAATTGTTGCGGATTTAAAAAGACGCCACTCGGAGCTTCTCGAGATAGCCAGACCTTTCATGGACAAGCTCTACGAATTCACAGCAGGATCAAGACTGGTGGTTTTTCTCTCCGATGAGAACGGCGTAATACTTGAAAATATCGGCGACTATGAAGTGCGGGACAGTGCATCGAAGGTCAATCTCGTAAACGGCACCAACTGGCAGGAAGAAGAAGTCGGCACAAACGGCATAGGGACTGCGCTGAAGCTGCGAGTTCCCATACAGATATCCGGCAAGGAGCACTACTGTGCTAGCCTGCACCACTGGACCTGTTCAGCCGCGCCCATAATCAACGATGAGGGCCGGATCATAGGAGTGCTGCAGGTTTCCGGACCTTCTGATGAAGTGCACCTGCACACACTGGGCATGGTGGTTGCCGCAGTGGAAGCCATACGCAATCAGATAAGGATAAAAAGAAAAAACAGGGAACTGAACAGACTCAACCACAGCCTGAACAAAATTTTCCATACTATGTCGGACGGGGCGTTGATCACAAACAAGGACGGAATAGTCTGCCAGATCAACAAATCAGGAAAACAGATTCTCGGCGATGACATTGAAGGCCGATCGATAAAAAAAATTCTGAACAGCAGACCCGGAATCTGGCATGATCTGGACAGGGGAAAGGCTTATTCCGATGTTGAATTGATGGTCGACACCGGAAAAGGCTCCTTCCACTGTCTGGTCACAGGAACGCCTCTTAAGGACGGCTCCGGGGAAAATGACGGTGCGGTCATCTTTTTAAACCAGATAAACAATGTAAAAAAGCTTGTTAACCGCTTCAGCGGCGCTCAGGCGTCCTTCAACTTTTCCGACATCATAGGGGCAAGCCCGGAACTTCTGAAAGCGATAAATACAGCCAAGAGTGCCGCATCGAGCACCAGCAACATCCTCATTTCCGGCGAAAGCGGGACCGGTAAAGAGCTTTTCGCCCAGTCCATCCACAACCACAGCCCTCGCCGTAACGGACCTTTTATTGCCATGAACTGTGCGGCATTCCCAAGGGAGCTGATCGCCAGCGAACTCTTCGGATACACAGACGGAGCATTCACCGGAGCCAGAAAAGGCGGAAGGCCGGGCAAATTCGAAATGGCTGACGGAGGGACCCTGTTCCTTGATGAAATCGGCGACATGCCCCTCGACCAGCAGGCCATGCTCCTGCGCGTGCTCCAGGACAAAAGGATTAACCGCATCGGCGGGGACCACATCATTCCCGTAAACGCAAGAATCGTCTGTGCCACGAACAGAAATCTCATGGAAGAGGTGCAGAAAGGCAACTTCCGGGCGGACCTGTACTACAGGCTCAATGTCATACAGATCCGTATTCCTCCCCTGCGGGACCGCATCAACGACCTGCGGGACCTTTTCAATCATCTTCTCGACAAAATCTGCAAACGGCAGGACCGCTGCATAGGATTTGTATCGGAAAAGCTTATGCAGCATCTGCTGCGGCATGACTGGCCCGGCAATGTCCGGGAACTGGAAAATGTTGTGGAAAAAATGCTCAGTTCCGACTTGGAGGCCATAAACCTGGGCATAGAACACCTGCCGAGCAGGATAGCCGCAAAGCAGAAAGCTCCTTTGGTCTGTTCATCACCGTTCTACCCCACCCCCGACCGGGACAGCAGGAAGAAGGAAATGTCCGACCTCGTCATGGAAAAAGAACTGATCATCCAGCTGCTGACAACACACCGGGGCAATGTGAGCAGGGTCGCAAAAGAAATGAACCTTTCACGCAACACGGTGTACCGCAAGATGAACTTCTACAAGATATCCAAGGAACAGCTGTTCAGTTAA
- a CDS encoding sulfide/dihydroorotate dehydrogenase-like FAD/NAD-binding protein: protein MTNTIVKKRALIPGQTSMLVIDAPQIAKKARPGNFIILRVSQNGERIPLTIADTDPQAGTITIVYLVVGKSSALLETLNEGDSILDLCGPLGKATHIEKCGTVVCVGGGTGIAAMHHIAKGHHMAGNHVVAIVGARSKDLLLFCDELGGFCPELIIATDDGSCGHKGFVTDVLRERLEKDKDVAEVVAVGPVPMMEAVAGVTKPFGVRTVVSLNSIMVDGVGMCGACRCNIGGETRFACVDGPEFDGHKVDFNELKMRLGQYKDQERQSMDLFRREHG, encoded by the coding sequence ATGACCAACACCATTGTAAAAAAAAGAGCGCTGATACCCGGACAGACAAGCATGCTGGTTATTGACGCTCCCCAGATAGCTAAAAAAGCCAGGCCGGGGAACTTCATAATTCTGCGTGTTTCCCAGAATGGGGAACGCATTCCCCTGACCATTGCGGATACGGACCCGCAGGCCGGCACCATCACCATTGTCTACCTTGTAGTGGGTAAAAGCTCGGCCCTGCTTGAAACCCTTAATGAAGGGGATTCCATCCTCGATCTTTGCGGCCCGCTGGGCAAGGCCACCCATATAGAAAAATGCGGAACGGTAGTCTGTGTCGGGGGCGGAACCGGAATTGCCGCAATGCACCACATAGCGAAAGGGCATCATATGGCCGGGAACCATGTTGTCGCCATTGTCGGCGCAAGAAGCAAGGATCTGCTGCTGTTCTGTGACGAACTCGGCGGCTTCTGCCCGGAACTGATCATTGCCACGGATGACGGAAGCTGCGGGCATAAAGGCTTTGTCACGGACGTCCTGAGGGAACGCCTTGAGAAAGACAAAGACGTGGCTGAAGTTGTAGCAGTAGGCCCTGTTCCCATGATGGAAGCCGTTGCCGGAGTAACAAAACCGTTCGGAGTCCGCACGGTTGTGAGTCTGAACTCGATCATGGTCGATGGAGTCGGAATGTGCGGTGCATGCCGCTGCAACATCGGTGGCGAAACCCGTTTCGCCTGTGTGGACGGGCCCGAATTTGACGGTCATAAGGTCGATTTCAATGAATTGAAAATGCGCCTCGGCCAGTACAAGGATCAGGAAAGGCAATCAATGGATTTGTTCAGGAGGGAACATGGCTAG
- a CDS encoding chemotaxis protein CheW: MSSFVYRDVTVPEELRGIINYMVGVERYREELSNLGSQWDLLTILGQMSGTGTDMTGTRKGFMTLTSELLGQLGLETMKKTSQAIGAKAQVAVDIVIRNLFERTADIGFLATDNDVREFLRVLARARDEDEIDSEVIDDMLSSMVDRFREYVDKYSVYFDIVLMDTDGQVVARLDRNWMIASSASPFVAEALSTARDYVEYFGPSDLLPGAGDSLIYAYRVTETDDSASPALGVLALCFRFQNEMEGIFRKLTNEGDWAVLSLLDSNGRVIASSDEDQVRRGAIMEPALGDECTVVRFAGREYLAKTCRTNGYEGFFGLGWYGHAMLPLEHAFDDEIRTLSQRVDEKVLEAVMSDPRLFSEELRGIPVQADRIQAELERTVWNGNVRENDAQSKVLLWNISDAGARTKSVFEKSIGNLHETVVSAILDDVEFQAALTVDIMDRNLYERANDCRWWALTTAFRKILSQPRTSAADIETVSGILAYINGLYTVYTNLFVYDSKGRILAVSNPKEQQLVGTMLNAAWTHETLNIKDSQKYSVSAFEPTSLYGGEYTYIYGASITDIDNSRKVVGGIGIVFDGLPQFKAMLQDSLPKDGTDGCFGVFADRNHIIISSTDENHQVGDRLNIHDDFFALDNGRKTSRIIEYAGQYYAVGACTSSGYREYKTEDSYCNDVVGLVFVPLAEISENVVVATRQREIGMDVVKARSGNEDCVEIASFYVGDKWLGIKAEKVVEAIRLEDVTDIPGSHPSLRGKIHYKNEIVPVIQIHEQVGGNYPEDESRLQVVVVNYKQDEGSFRLLGIIVDSLAEIPEVCNSRLDCTMSTLDRNGYIECLVKPEMNSKRKGMLVVISPEGLMNHLAEYSCRGDGKVKKLVLPETEKI; encoded by the coding sequence ATGTCCAGTTTTGTCTATCGCGACGTTACTGTCCCGGAAGAGTTGAGGGGTATCATCAATTACATGGTCGGTGTTGAGCGGTACAGGGAGGAACTTTCAAATCTGGGCAGCCAGTGGGATCTGCTCACCATACTCGGGCAGATGAGCGGGACCGGTACCGATATGACCGGGACGCGCAAGGGATTTATGACTCTTACTTCCGAGCTCCTTGGACAGTTGGGGCTTGAAACCATGAAAAAGACATCACAGGCTATCGGGGCCAAAGCACAGGTTGCTGTCGATATCGTGATCAGAAACCTGTTTGAGCGTACAGCGGATATAGGATTTCTTGCTACGGATAATGATGTCCGTGAATTTTTAAGAGTGCTGGCCCGGGCGCGGGATGAAGATGAAATAGATTCCGAAGTAATTGACGATATGCTTTCCTCCATGGTCGACAGGTTTCGCGAGTATGTGGATAAGTATTCGGTATATTTTGATATAGTTCTGATGGATACCGATGGGCAGGTGGTGGCCCGGCTGGACCGGAACTGGATGATAGCCAGTTCCGCATCGCCGTTTGTGGCAGAGGCGTTATCCACGGCGCGCGATTATGTTGAATACTTCGGCCCCAGTGATCTCCTTCCCGGAGCTGGGGACTCCCTTATTTACGCTTATCGAGTTACGGAAACCGATGATTCTGCTTCTCCGGCACTTGGTGTTCTGGCGCTTTGCTTTCGTTTCCAGAACGAGATGGAAGGGATTTTCAGGAAGTTGACCAACGAGGGAGACTGGGCGGTTCTGTCTCTTCTGGACAGCAACGGACGGGTGATTGCCAGTTCGGATGAAGATCAGGTCCGGCGCGGTGCCATAATGGAACCGGCCCTCGGTGATGAATGCACGGTGGTGCGCTTTGCCGGGCGGGAGTATCTTGCCAAAACATGCCGGACAAACGGTTATGAGGGCTTTTTCGGTCTCGGCTGGTACGGCCATGCAATGTTGCCTCTTGAGCACGCTTTTGATGATGAGATCAGAACCCTTTCCCAGAGGGTGGATGAGAAGGTGCTGGAAGCCGTGATGAGCGACCCGCGTCTTTTTTCCGAGGAACTGCGCGGAATTCCTGTTCAGGCCGACAGGATTCAGGCCGAACTTGAAAGGACTGTCTGGAACGGAAACGTGCGTGAGAACGATGCCCAGTCCAAGGTGCTGCTGTGGAATATCTCCGATGCCGGGGCCAGAACCAAGTCCGTTTTCGAGAAATCCATAGGCAATCTCCATGAGACTGTTGTTTCAGCCATTCTGGACGATGTGGAGTTTCAGGCCGCACTGACCGTGGACATAATGGATCGAAATCTTTATGAGCGGGCCAATGACTGCCGCTGGTGGGCTTTGACAACCGCTTTCAGGAAAATTCTGTCCCAGCCCAGGACGAGCGCAGCGGACATAGAAACCGTTTCAGGCATTCTGGCTTACATAAACGGGTTGTATACCGTGTACACCAATCTGTTCGTGTATGACTCCAAAGGCAGGATACTGGCGGTATCCAATCCGAAAGAGCAGCAATTGGTCGGAACCATGCTTAATGCTGCCTGGACCCATGAAACCCTGAATATCAAGGACAGCCAGAAATACAGCGTATCAGCCTTTGAACCGACTTCTCTTTATGGCGGCGAGTATACATATATATATGGGGCGTCCATCACGGATATTGATAATTCGCGAAAGGTTGTCGGCGGAATCGGTATTGTTTTCGACGGCCTTCCGCAGTTCAAGGCCATGTTGCAGGACTCGCTGCCCAAGGACGGAACAGACGGCTGTTTCGGTGTTTTTGCCGACCGCAACCATATCATCATAAGTTCCACAGACGAAAACCATCAGGTCGGAGACAGACTCAATATTCACGATGATTTTTTTGCACTGGATAACGGACGGAAGACTTCGCGCATAATTGAATATGCCGGGCAGTATTACGCAGTGGGAGCCTGCACGAGTTCCGGATATCGCGAGTACAAGACAGAAGACAGCTATTGTAATGATGTGGTCGGACTTGTCTTCGTTCCTCTTGCTGAGATATCTGAAAATGTTGTGGTAGCGACCCGTCAGCGGGAGATCGGCATGGATGTGGTCAAGGCCCGTTCAGGAAATGAAGATTGTGTGGAAATAGCTTCTTTTTATGTAGGGGATAAATGGCTCGGCATCAAGGCCGAAAAGGTTGTGGAGGCCATCCGGCTGGAGGATGTTACCGATATTCCGGGCTCGCATCCTTCCCTGCGGGGCAAGATTCACTATAAGAACGAAATTGTCCCGGTTATACAGATTCATGAGCAGGTCGGCGGGAATTACCCGGAAGACGAGAGCCGACTGCAGGTTGTCGTTGTAAATTATAAGCAGGACGAAGGAAGTTTCCGGCTGCTGGGCATCATTGTTGATTCCCTGGCTGAAATACCGGAGGTCTGCAACAGTCGTCTGGACTGCACCATGTCTACTCTGGATCGCAACGGGTACATTGAGTGTCTGGTTAAGCCGGAAATGAATTCAAAGCGTAAGGGTATGCTGGTTGTGATAAGTCCGGAAGGTCTTATGAATCACCTTGCAGAATATTCCTGCCGAGGCGACGGCAAGGTAAAAAAACTGGTCTTGCCGGAAACTGAAAAAATATAA
- a CDS encoding pyridoxamine 5'-phosphate oxidase family protein, with product MRHPKREIKDRNKVEELLKSCTTMQLGLWDGVKPYAVTVNFGYADNAVYFHSAMEGLKMDCVRANGLVAFTTVVESELIRAEDGCGYTTHYTSVSGFGKATLLEAPEDKAAALDVILAQHQGPTGGYPDKVLQKTAVVRIDLDELVGKVNPAYPGDPQI from the coding sequence ATGCGGCACCCAAAACGCGAAATCAAAGACAGAAACAAGGTTGAAGAACTGCTCAAAAGCTGCACAACCATGCAGCTCGGACTCTGGGACGGCGTAAAGCCCTATGCGGTCACGGTGAACTTCGGATACGCGGACAACGCCGTCTATTTCCACAGCGCAATGGAAGGACTCAAGATGGACTGCGTCCGCGCCAACGGTCTGGTAGCCTTCACCACGGTGGTGGAAAGCGAACTGATCCGGGCCGAGGACGGCTGCGGCTACACCACCCACTACACATCTGTTTCCGGCTTCGGGAAGGCCACGCTTCTGGAGGCCCCGGAGGACAAAGCAGCCGCACTTGATGTGATACTTGCCCAGCATCAGGGCCCCACCGGGGGATACCCGGATAAAGTGCTGCAGAAGACTGCGGTTGTCCGCATTGATCTCGACGAACTGGTCGGCAAGGTCAACCCCGCCTACCCCGGCGATCCGCAGATATAA
- the gltA gene encoding NADPH-dependent glutamate synthase, which yields MARKKFNPIRTPMPEQPADVRKKNFMEVACGYTRDQAVVEASRCLQCKEPPCQKGCPVEIDIKGFIGHLAAGDVPSAYKVIKETNALPAVCGRVCPQENQCEGSCILGKKYEPVAIGRLERYVADTFDSDSACEMITGDTACSLPNEHLKVACIGSGPSSLTVAGYLAARGVPVTVYEALHEVGGVLIYGIPEFRLPKSIVAREVGALWSKGVTFLPNWVGGKTVTIQDLMDEGFDAVFIGVGAGLPKFMNIPGENLVGVYSSNEYLTRINLGRAYDFPGHDTPAPRPRNVAVIGGGNVAMDAARTALRLGAENVYITYRRTRDEMPARLEELHHAIEEGVKLDLLTSPISINGDENSHVKSMTLQVMELGEADDSGRRRPVPVKGKTRELEVDMVIMAVGTGANPVLLEATPGLDLNRWGYIEADPETGETSIQNVFAGGDIVSGSATVISAMGAGRRAAKTIAERLGV from the coding sequence ATGGCTAGAAAGAAATTCAATCCTATCCGCACCCCGATGCCTGAACAGCCGGCAGATGTGCGTAAAAAGAACTTTATGGAAGTTGCCTGTGGATACACTAGGGATCAGGCGGTAGTGGAAGCGTCCAGATGCCTGCAGTGCAAGGAACCGCCCTGTCAGAAAGGCTGTCCGGTGGAAATTGATATCAAGGGATTCATCGGCCACCTTGCTGCCGGAGACGTTCCCTCCGCATACAAGGTCATCAAAGAGACCAACGCCCTTCCTGCTGTCTGCGGCAGGGTCTGTCCGCAGGAAAATCAGTGTGAAGGTTCGTGCATACTGGGCAAAAAATATGAACCGGTGGCCATCGGGCGGCTGGAAAGATACGTTGCAGATACTTTCGACAGCGACTCGGCATGCGAGATGATAACCGGCGATACTGCCTGCAGCCTGCCCAACGAGCACCTCAAGGTTGCCTGCATAGGTTCCGGGCCCTCCAGCCTTACCGTTGCCGGATACCTCGCGGCAAGGGGCGTGCCTGTCACCGTTTATGAAGCCCTGCACGAAGTCGGCGGTGTTCTTATCTACGGGATACCGGAATTCAGGCTGCCCAAATCCATCGTCGCGCGTGAAGTGGGCGCATTGTGGAGCAAGGGCGTCACCTTCCTGCCGAACTGGGTGGGCGGCAAGACCGTTACAATTCAGGACCTCATGGATGAAGGCTTCGATGCCGTGTTCATAGGCGTGGGAGCAGGACTTCCGAAATTCATGAATATTCCCGGTGAAAACCTTGTCGGCGTATATTCATCGAACGAGTACCTTACCCGCATCAACCTCGGCCGGGCATACGATTTTCCCGGACACGACACCCCGGCTCCCAGACCGCGCAATGTCGCCGTTATCGGGGGCGGAAACGTGGCCATGGACGCCGCGCGCACGGCGCTCAGGCTTGGGGCGGAAAACGTCTACATTACCTACCGCCGCACCAGAGATGAAATGCCCGCGCGTCTCGAAGAGCTGCACCATGCGATTGAGGAAGGGGTAAAGCTTGATCTGCTGACCTCACCCATCTCCATAAACGGAGATGAGAACTCGCATGTGAAATCCATGACCCTGCAGGTGATGGAACTCGGTGAAGCGGATGATTCAGGTCGGCGCAGGCCCGTACCGGTGAAAGGCAAGACCAGGGAGCTTGAAGTGGATATGGTCATTATGGCCGTAGGAACCGGTGCCAACCCGGTCCTGCTTGAGGCCACTCCCGGACTTGATCTGAACAGGTGGGGCTATATAGAAGCTGATCCGGAAACCGGAGAAACATCGATCCAAAATGTTTTCGCAGGCGGCGACATCGTCAGCGGATCAGCGACAGTCATATCCGCCATGGGTGCAGGCCGCCGGGCGGCAAAAACAATTGCCGAACGGCTGGGAGTGTGA